A part of Bactrocera dorsalis isolate Fly_Bdor unplaced genomic scaffold, ASM2337382v1 BdCtg244, whole genome shotgun sequence genomic DNA contains:
- the LOC105230426 gene encoding uncharacterized protein LOC105230426, whose amino-acid sequence MRVVRVLFGVALLFVGCDALELSAAANTKLDLQDRSRRSLDVGWLLRNLLLNSATASDLKANVTRTLAASRLPPPLPPTTRRPRTTRPPTTPAPPPPQPPFNPFFNKFALFASSSDLFNPTMRPTTTTTTTTTTTEAPETPETPPPPPPPPSRRPRPRPRPKPFPRPPPGYNRPPYGYGYDYDYFYPSGYDGSLSRGNPRFGPIDYDYDDASTAQSAPPPSPPPPPSPPAPPSQPSAPRKAARNRQRPAAPPPPPPPAPTQPAPPPMPPIRRRPSAASAPSPPPPPARSRPPPQPQRDRLLYQYAQPDDTSSNESADDVAGPPEAAPEADNPPEEADDDSNAAPEGADATNGDVGDENEIPENDDDAGPPPEVLSPRLPSFGRRPNAGPAPSSPFASPSYYDAIPSSPYNFGSFNAGSGFGSSSFGFSRASPAKGGYKFRDAFSDFQTSYDDGRFQPSGFGSYN is encoded by the exons ATGCGCGTCGTCCGAGTCCTTTTTGGCGTCGCGCTGTTGTTCGTTGGCTGCGATGCTTTAGAGTTAAGTGCAGCTGCTAATACAAAGCTCGACTTGCAGGATCGTAGTCGGCGCAGCTTGGATGTGGGCTGGCTGCTACGAAATTTGCTGCTAAATAGCGCCACTGCCAGCGATTTGAAGGCGAATGTGACGCGCACACTTGCCGCATCAAGACTACCACCACCGCTGCCACCAACAACGCGACGACCGAGAACAACGCGTCCGCCAACTACACCTGCACCGCCTCCGCCACAGCCGCCATTCAATCCGTTCTTTAACAagtttgctttatttgcaagCTCGTCAGATTTGTTTAACCCAACGATGCGccccacaacaacaactactaccaCCACCACGACTACTGAAGCACCTGAGACACCTGAGACACCACCGCCACCGCCTCCGCCTCCGTCAAGACGTCCGCGTCCGCGCCCACGCCCAAAACCCTTTCCACGTCCACCGCCTGGTTATAATAGACCACCATATGGCTATGGCTATGACTATGACTATTTTTATCCTTCTGGGTACGACGGCTCTCTGTCACGCGGTAACCCGCGCTTTGGTCCTATTGATTACGATTATGATGATGCGTCTACCGCACAGTCCGCGCCACCACCatcgccaccaccaccgccatcACCACCAGCACCACCATCCCAGCCATCGGCGCCACGTAAAGCCGCACGCAATCGTCAACGCCCTGCAGctccaccaccaccgccaccgccagCGCCAACCCAACCGGCACCACCACCAATGCCACCAATTAGGCGTCGACCATCAGCAGCATCAGCACCATCACCACCACCGCCTCCAGCTAGATCTCGACCACCGCCACAACCACAACGCGATCGACTATTGTACCAGTATGCGCAGCCAGATG ATACCTCATCCAATGAAAGCGCTGATGATGTAGCCGGACCGCCGGAAGCCGCACCCGAAGCAGATAATCCACCAGAAGAAGCAGACGATGATAGTAATGCAGCACCGGAGGGCGCTGACGCGACGAACGGCGATGTAGgtgatgaaaatgaaattcCTGAAAATGATGATGATGCTGGGCCACCGCCCGAAGTTCTATCACCGCGTCTGCCTTCCTTTGGACGACGACCCAACGCAGGGCCAGCGCCCTCGTCACCTTTTGCCTCACCATCTTACTATGATGCAATTCCCTCTTCTCCATATAATTTCGGTTCCTTTAACGCTGGCTCGGGATTTGGTAGTTCCTCTTTCGGCTTCAGTCGTGCTAGTCCTGCTAAGGGTGGATATAAGTTCCGTGATGCCTTCTCTGATTTCCAAACCAGCTACGACGATGGTCGCTTTCAGCCAAGCGGCTTCGGTTCATACAATTAG